Proteins co-encoded in one Leptospira dzoumogneensis genomic window:
- a CDS encoding peroxiredoxin, giving the protein MSDSWEGKKLPEVSLSSSAGNTVNLPKDSAGSWTLLYFYPKDDTPGCTKQACSYRDNLEKFTQAGAKVYGISSDSLDSHKQFIDKFNLSFPLLSDPKQTLSGPLGVYGDQEWQGRVFKGLSRDSFLVGPDGTIRKVWRKVDPTKTVAETLEEILKEAGA; this is encoded by the coding sequence ATGTCCGACTCATGGGAAGGCAAAAAATTACCGGAAGTAAGTTTATCCAGTTCAGCAGGGAACACAGTAAATCTACCTAAGGATTCGGCAGGTTCCTGGACCTTATTGTATTTTTATCCGAAAGACGATACTCCGGGTTGTACAAAACAAGCCTGCTCTTATAGAGACAACTTAGAAAAGTTCACTCAGGCGGGAGCTAAGGTCTACGGGATCAGTTCGGATTCTTTGGATAGTCATAAACAATTTATTGACAAATTCAATTTGAGTTTCCCTCTTCTATCCGATCCGAAACAAACATTGAGCGGACCTCTAGGAGTTTATGGAGACCAAGAATGGCAAGGCAGAGTTTTTAAGGGACTTTCCAGAGACAGCTTTTTGGTAGGACCGGATGGGACCATCCGCAAAGTATGGAGAAAAGTGGATCCCACTAAAACGGTTGCAGAAACCTTAGAGGAGATCTTAAAAGAGGCCGGTGCCTAA
- a CDS encoding M61 family metallopeptidase — protein sequence MIVKYTLDTYQPHRHLLKVEMEVHPDKQETFLCIPNWSPGSYKIRDYSKSIHQVQFTQSKPGWNIEQTDLDTWKVSSKGETFKISYLVYGFEHTVRTNYFTSDFILVHPPATFLYPKDRLDLEPEVSWKNLTPFRFCYTGLKKKEGSKQTWKAKNFDEFFDSPILLTNEKQITFSAEGCEFDLVILGDIETKDKKKISKDLATIVETQIKLMGGTENKYYLFVLDMSDNLYGGLEHLNCSINQFDPNGWPNPDNYRTLLELLSHEYFHHWNVKRIRPIALGPFDYQKPNLTKELWIAEGITSFFDAYFLLLCGSYTPQQYLNKLWKDIQELEESLGESWMSLEDSSFTAWTKYYNRPFDPNFSNTGISYYTKGAILSLSIHLYILKETKGRKSLVDIMIALNKQYHQEKKRGFTKAEFFQTAKKVTGLDLKLEFDTYITEPKRIPVENYLHLIGVERTSSKPKIESGFRVKEERGRMIVSKILLSKSVKETDINLGDEWIALDDKRILPGNFKELLSQYQPGKKADLLLSRRGKILKRKIKFDSSPSGNELWIDEKAKDSVKELREVFLHLGKESETSKPSAKKTRSK from the coding sequence GTGATCGTAAAATACACTCTAGATACATACCAACCGCATAGACATTTATTAAAGGTGGAAATGGAAGTCCACCCAGACAAACAGGAAACATTTCTTTGTATTCCGAATTGGTCCCCGGGCTCTTATAAGATCCGGGATTATTCCAAATCAATCCACCAAGTCCAATTTACTCAGTCCAAACCGGGCTGGAACATAGAACAAACGGATCTAGACACTTGGAAAGTCTCCTCCAAGGGAGAAACATTCAAAATTTCTTATTTAGTGTATGGATTCGAACATACCGTAAGAACCAATTATTTCACCAGTGATTTTATTTTAGTTCATCCTCCTGCAACATTCTTATATCCAAAAGATCGTTTAGATCTAGAACCTGAGGTTAGTTGGAAAAACCTAACACCATTCCGTTTTTGTTATACGGGATTAAAGAAGAAGGAAGGTTCTAAACAAACCTGGAAAGCAAAGAATTTTGACGAATTTTTCGACTCCCCTATTCTTCTTACGAATGAAAAACAGATCACTTTTAGCGCAGAAGGATGCGAATTCGATCTAGTTATTTTAGGAGATATAGAAACAAAAGATAAGAAGAAGATCTCCAAAGATTTGGCAACGATCGTAGAAACACAGATCAAACTCATGGGTGGAACGGAGAATAAGTATTATCTTTTCGTTCTAGACATGAGCGATAATCTATACGGCGGATTGGAACATCTCAATTGTAGTATCAATCAATTCGATCCGAATGGATGGCCTAACCCTGATAATTATAGAACTCTTTTAGAACTTTTATCTCATGAATATTTTCATCATTGGAACGTGAAAAGAATTCGTCCGATCGCTCTTGGACCTTTTGATTACCAAAAACCGAATTTAACTAAAGAATTATGGATCGCAGAAGGAATTACGAGTTTTTTCGATGCATACTTTCTTCTTCTTTGCGGATCTTATACTCCCCAGCAATATTTGAACAAACTTTGGAAGGATATACAAGAGCTGGAAGAATCTTTAGGTGAATCCTGGATGAGCCTAGAAGATTCCAGTTTTACGGCTTGGACTAAATATTATAATCGCCCATTCGATCCGAATTTTTCGAATACCGGCATTTCCTATTATACGAAGGGTGCAATTCTGTCTTTAAGTATACATCTTTATATTCTGAAAGAAACCAAGGGTAGAAAATCCTTGGTGGATATTATGATTGCTTTGAACAAACAGTATCATCAAGAAAAGAAAAGAGGTTTTACCAAAGCTGAATTTTTTCAAACTGCGAAGAAGGTCACAGGCCTGGATCTGAAATTAGAATTCGACACTTATATCACGGAACCAAAACGTATTCCTGTTGAGAATTACTTACATTTGATCGGAGTGGAAAGAACCTCTTCTAAACCTAAAATAGAATCCGGATTTAGGGTGAAAGAAGAAAGAGGAAGAATGATCGTAAGTAAGATCCTTCTTTCCAAATCGGTAAAAGAAACCGATATCAATCTAGGTGATGAATGGATCGCTCTGGATGATAAAAGAATTCTACCGGGAAACTTTAAAGAATTATTAAGTCAGTACCAACCCGGCAAAAAAGCGGACCTTCTTCTTTCCAGAAGAGGGAAAATTCTAAAAAGAAAGATCAAATTCGATTCTTCTCCTTCTGGAAACGAACTATGGATCGATGAAAAAGCGAAAGATTCTGTCAAAGAATTGAGAGAAGTATTTTTACATTTAGGAAAAGAATCTGAAACTTCGAAACCTTCTGCCAAAAAAACTAGATCGAAGTAA
- a CDS encoding SDR family NAD(P)-dependent oxidoreductase, translated as MLTILITGGSGGLGRALVSELGNSGYKILNWDLVSPDQLHPNETFQKIDLTSSNELENACKSLRSETPSSIYGFVHCAGYGGPYHKITEVSLEEWDRIFSINLRSAFQITKTLLPVFGEKGLGRFVYIASSLSVQGSALSVAYSSSKHGIIGFMKSIAAEWGENGITSNAVSPGYMETKMGIQEDQVDDHRKKIIEMTPVKKIASPEEIARVVSFLISSESGYINGANWTVDGGITSI; from the coding sequence ATGTTAACAATTTTAATCACCGGAGGAAGCGGAGGCTTAGGCCGCGCTCTTGTTTCCGAATTAGGAAATTCTGGATATAAGATCCTAAATTGGGATCTGGTTTCTCCGGACCAACTTCATCCAAACGAAACATTCCAAAAAATAGATCTGACTTCTTCAAACGAACTGGAGAATGCCTGCAAAAGTTTACGATCCGAGACTCCTTCTTCCATATATGGATTTGTACATTGTGCAGGTTATGGCGGCCCTTATCATAAGATCACCGAAGTTTCTTTGGAAGAATGGGACAGGATCTTTTCCATCAATCTTAGATCTGCATTTCAAATTACAAAAACGTTACTTCCTGTTTTCGGCGAGAAAGGACTCGGCAGATTCGTATACATAGCTTCTTCTTTGTCTGTGCAGGGAAGTGCGCTGTCTGTGGCATATTCTTCTTCCAAACACGGGATCATAGGTTTTATGAAATCTATCGCTGCGGAATGGGGAGAGAATGGGATCACTTCTAACGCGGTGAGTCCAGGTTATATGGAAACCAAGATGGGGATCCAAGAAGATCAGGTGGACGACCATCGTAAAAAGATAATAGAGATGACACCTGTGAAAAAGATCGCTTCTCCGGAAGAGATTGCAAGAGTGGTGTCTTTTTTAATTTCTTCCGAATCAGGTTATATCAACGGAGCGAACTGGACTGTGGACGGAGGAATTACTTCGATCTAG
- the argB gene encoding acetylglutamate kinase, whose translation MEHSFERVNNILEALPYITKYSGKTVVIKYGGAAMAKADLKESFAKDIVLLKYVGIHPVIVHGGGPEINRLLDSLNIPTEFVHGHRVTNEETMDVVEMVLTGKVNKQIVSMINKEGGNAVGLSGKDGNLAVASKTKIEIDVEGKKSELVDVGLVGKIDKIDPTVILSLQEKGFIPVISPVAESETGESLNINADTFAGELAGALKAEKLILLTDTSGILIDGKLVTGLNRALVKDYIRKGDITGGMIPKVECCLSAIDQGVRRTHIIDGRVPHSILIEIFTDQGIGSLIE comes from the coding sequence ATGGAACATTCCTTTGAGAGGGTCAACAATATTCTGGAGGCCCTTCCCTATATTACGAAATACTCCGGGAAAACTGTGGTCATCAAATATGGCGGAGCCGCAATGGCAAAGGCCGACTTAAAGGAATCTTTTGCAAAAGATATCGTTCTTCTAAAATACGTAGGCATCCATCCGGTAATCGTTCACGGAGGCGGGCCTGAGATCAATAGACTCCTAGATAGTTTAAATATTCCAACCGAGTTCGTTCACGGTCATAGGGTCACTAACGAAGAGACCATGGACGTTGTGGAAATGGTTCTCACCGGAAAAGTAAATAAGCAGATCGTTTCCATGATCAATAAAGAAGGTGGAAATGCTGTGGGTCTTTCCGGAAAAGACGGAAATCTTGCAGTCGCTTCCAAAACAAAGATCGAAATAGATGTGGAAGGAAAAAAATCCGAACTAGTGGATGTAGGTCTTGTGGGTAAGATCGACAAAATAGATCCGACTGTAATTTTATCTCTCCAAGAAAAAGGTTTTATCCCGGTCATTTCTCCAGTCGCCGAATCCGAAACGGGAGAATCTTTGAATATCAACGCAGATACTTTTGCGGGAGAATTGGCGGGAGCTCTCAAGGCGGAGAAGCTCATCCTTCTTACCGACACAAGCGGCATCCTGATCGACGGAAAACTTGTAACAGGTTTGAACAGGGCCTTAGTAAAAGATTATATTCGAAAAGGAGATATCACCGGAGGAATGATCCCTAAAGTAGAATGTTGCCTTTCTGCGATCGACCAAGGAGTAAGAAGGACTCATATTATTGACGGAAGAGTCCCACATTCTATCCTGATCGAAATCTTTACTGACCAAGGGATCGGTTCCTTGATCGAATAA
- a CDS encoding GAF domain-containing SpoIIE family protein phosphatase, giving the protein MSFKQLSLALISDITARINSTDDLEELLGIIIETTKDVLNTEGCSLLLYDPDEDCLVFQVAKGDKGESLTELKVPRGKGIAGMVLESLEPVIVNDAANDPRIYRNIDDAVGFTTKNLICVPMKAQGEIQGVLEAVNSLERPEFTNKDIKILEYLSDLAAIAIRNRRLIRDLKDRARELDCLYQISQAISNISELDQFLNLTVNSISDVLGAERVSLIFQNPRTKAFELSKSIGFSLEEESHLVDESRGILNEILSQGKAILVQGQTDINPDLLTPNRYKTRSFVSVPIRQDGTIIGVLNAADKMSGDSFSHQDLSILSTISNQIAEAYNSLLAKNQKEKLTSIRRDMQIASQIQLNSLPNIPKKMHLLEIETSYTASKEIGGDFYDLIYHNPDEVSILIADVSGKGIAAALFMEFSKTIIAGEVARNSSTSISLMGANRIIQEKSGYFMFVTVMLTRINMLKKRIRYSSAGHNEQLLYKAKEKKVLLLSGKGMPLGIKESEIEEHEVEYQPGDLLVLYTDGVSETTNETGEMYSLENLAKLIERNGDMPVENLKELILDTTDAFRGEADPHDDYTLVMVRLN; this is encoded by the coding sequence ATGAGTTTCAAACAGCTCTCCTTAGCTCTTATTTCAGACATTACTGCCAGGATCAATTCCACCGATGATCTGGAAGAACTTTTGGGAATTATCATAGAGACCACAAAAGATGTACTCAATACGGAAGGATGTTCCCTTCTACTCTATGATCCGGACGAAGATTGTCTAGTTTTCCAAGTTGCAAAAGGTGATAAGGGAGAATCCCTCACTGAATTAAAAGTCCCTAGAGGAAAAGGGATTGCCGGAATGGTACTAGAAAGTCTAGAACCCGTAATCGTAAACGACGCAGCTAACGATCCTAGAATTTATAGAAACATAGATGATGCAGTCGGGTTCACCACTAAAAACCTGATCTGTGTTCCGATGAAGGCGCAGGGAGAAATCCAAGGAGTTCTGGAAGCGGTTAACTCCTTGGAAAGGCCTGAATTCACAAATAAAGATATTAAAATATTAGAATATCTTTCCGATCTTGCGGCGATCGCGATCAGGAACAGAAGGTTGATCCGTGACTTAAAAGACCGTGCGAGAGAGCTGGATTGTCTCTACCAGATCAGCCAGGCGATCTCTAATATCAGCGAGCTGGATCAGTTCTTAAATCTAACAGTAAACTCAATCTCGGACGTTTTAGGTGCGGAAAGAGTTTCTTTGATCTTCCAAAACCCTAGAACAAAAGCATTCGAACTTTCTAAATCCATCGGTTTCAGTTTAGAAGAAGAATCCCACTTAGTGGATGAATCCCGAGGGATTTTGAACGAAATTTTATCCCAAGGAAAAGCGATCCTAGTACAGGGACAAACGGATATTAATCCGGACCTTCTTACACCCAATCGTTATAAGACCAGATCATTCGTATCCGTTCCGATCCGTCAGGATGGAACGATCATAGGCGTTTTGAATGCTGCGGATAAGATGAGTGGAGATAGTTTTTCCCACCAGGATCTTTCCATCTTAAGCACAATCTCCAATCAGATCGCGGAAGCATATAATAGTCTTTTGGCAAAAAACCAAAAGGAGAAGTTAACATCCATCCGAAGAGACATGCAGATCGCTTCTCAGATACAACTTAACTCTCTTCCTAATATTCCTAAGAAGATGCATCTTTTGGAGATTGAAACTTCTTACACCGCATCCAAGGAGATCGGTGGGGACTTTTATGATCTGATCTATCACAATCCTGACGAAGTGAGTATCTTGATCGCGGACGTTTCCGGAAAAGGGATCGCTGCCGCACTCTTTATGGAATTTTCCAAAACGATTATCGCAGGCGAAGTGGCACGTAACTCTTCCACAAGTATCAGTCTTATGGGAGCAAATCGGATCATCCAGGAGAAGTCCGGTTATTTTATGTTCGTTACTGTGATGCTGACCCGCATCAATATGCTCAAAAAAAGAATTCGTTATTCTAGTGCTGGTCATAACGAGCAGTTATTATATAAAGCTAAGGAGAAGAAGGTACTACTTCTCTCCGGAAAAGGAATGCCTCTAGGGATCAAAGAGTCTGAGATAGAAGAGCATGAGGTGGAATACCAGCCTGGAGATCTTCTAGTTCTGTACACGGATGGTGTGAGCGAGACCACAAATGAAACCGGAGAAATGTATTCTCTGGAAAATCTTGCAAAACTAATAGAAAGAAACGGGGATATGCCCGTAGAAAATCTAAAAGAACTGATCTTGGATACTACTGACGCATTCAGAGGAGAAGCGGATCCTCATGACGATTACACTTTAGTAATGGTCCGACTCAATTAG
- a CDS encoding ATP-dependent 6-phosphofructokinase, with product MNTKIRNFGPCKIESPAAYEYYTADESKVVFKTVFETEENWKEYIVEGAEFFEQAGPRKKVYFDPKEVTAGIVTCGGLCPGINDVIRGIVMELNYRYGVKRILGFPYGYQGLVKKFDHKPMELNPENVAHIGRDGGTILASSRGNQNASDMVDRLSLYGVKMLFCIGGDGTLRGAKEIVKEIDRRGEEISVIGVPKTIDNDINYVQKTFGFSTAFSKAMEAVECAHVEAKGAPNGIGVVKLMGRHSGFIAVNAALASQNVNYCLIPEVDFDLQGKGAFLDILKKRILTRKHAVIIIAEGAGQKFFGKNEERDASGNLKLGDIGVYLKNSIQDFFKAEKIEVNVKYIDPSYIIRSIPANPEDSIFCGFLAQNAVHAAMAGKTDLVIGMWNNVFTHLPIDIAIQERKVLQPTKSTLWRTLLASTGQPAHMVAE from the coding sequence ATGAACACAAAGATCAGAAATTTCGGACCTTGCAAAATTGAAAGTCCAGCAGCTTACGAATATTACACCGCAGACGAATCCAAGGTGGTTTTCAAGACAGTATTCGAAACGGAAGAAAACTGGAAGGAATATATAGTAGAAGGAGCCGAATTTTTCGAACAAGCAGGTCCCAGAAAGAAGGTCTATTTTGACCCGAAAGAAGTGACTGCCGGGATCGTGACCTGCGGGGGGCTTTGTCCAGGGATCAATGACGTGATCCGAGGGATCGTAATGGAATTAAATTATAGATACGGGGTCAAACGGATCCTTGGATTTCCTTACGGTTATCAGGGGCTTGTCAAAAAATTTGATCATAAGCCTATGGAGTTGAATCCGGAAAACGTGGCTCATATAGGAAGGGACGGAGGTACTATTCTCGCTTCTTCTAGAGGGAACCAAAATGCTTCCGATATGGTGGATAGGCTCTCTTTGTATGGAGTTAAGATGTTATTCTGTATCGGAGGAGACGGTACTTTAAGAGGAGCCAAAGAGATCGTTAAGGAAATAGACAGAAGAGGAGAAGAGATCTCCGTCATCGGGGTACCTAAAACGATAGATAACGATATCAATTATGTGCAAAAAACTTTCGGATTTTCCACCGCCTTCTCCAAAGCGATGGAAGCGGTAGAATGCGCTCATGTAGAAGCAAAAGGTGCACCAAACGGTATCGGAGTCGTAAAGTTGATGGGAAGACATTCAGGCTTTATCGCGGTGAACGCGGCTCTCGCTTCTCAAAACGTAAACTATTGTCTGATCCCTGAAGTGGATTTCGATCTGCAAGGCAAGGGGGCTTTCTTGGATATTTTGAAAAAAAGGATCTTAACCAGAAAACATGCGGTGATCATAATAGCAGAAGGAGCAGGACAAAAGTTTTTCGGCAAAAATGAAGAAAGGGACGCTTCCGGAAATCTAAAGTTAGGCGATATAGGTGTTTATCTCAAGAATTCCATCCAGGACTTTTTCAAAGCGGAGAAGATAGAAGTGAATGTGAAATACATAGATCCAAGTTATATCATTCGATCCATTCCTGCGAACCCTGAGGATTCTATTTTCTGCGGATTTTTAGCGCAGAATGCGGTTCATGCGGCTATGGCAGGCAAGACGGATCTGGTAATAGGAATGTGGAATAATGTGTTCACTCATCTTCCTATAGACATTGCGATCCAAGAAAGAAAAGTACTTCAGCCTACTAAGAGTACTTTGTGGAGAACATTATTGGCTTCCACAGGACAGCCTGCTCATATGGTGGCAGAATAG
- a CDS encoding LIC_20087 family outer membrane protein produces the protein MSVIYGENSSTFFWDSFDNFSKNTALFSQKETSDSKVEKEEHKVQFFSSLTFKYPYEMKVFQEYIPTESSSASFNSIPGLPNKLPNQPKILLQKREFFALYPSLGREEVFVMAMSMSQNKDNKSEAYVGANTERRAFDGLTDVRATSSVMPGLGSNLSRGLDNQAGNLLFGYLLGRAGIQMDLGWRMAGNNVGLAIPESAKSSIGISYSLISNSSNLNKMDFFLQVSGIKRFNDKSLLQIDTPQAFRGWQQGYEYYVNPGFSISTKNLSFEGLVRLPLHQPFPNTDGLLTPEIQGMLGVKYKFSDSSPSLQK, from the coding sequence TTGTCCGTAATATACGGAGAGAACAGTTCTACTTTTTTCTGGGATTCTTTCGACAACTTTTCCAAAAATACGGCCCTATTTTCCCAAAAGGAAACTTCCGACAGTAAAGTCGAGAAGGAAGAGCATAAGGTCCAATTTTTCTCTTCTCTTACATTCAAATATCCTTATGAAATGAAAGTATTTCAGGAATATATACCGACTGAATCTTCATCCGCATCTTTCAATTCCATTCCCGGACTCCCTAATAAATTACCGAATCAACCTAAGATACTTTTACAAAAGAGAGAATTTTTCGCTCTATATCCTTCACTCGGAAGAGAAGAAGTTTTCGTAATGGCAATGAGCATGAGCCAGAATAAGGACAATAAATCCGAGGCTTATGTAGGAGCTAATACGGAAAGAAGAGCGTTCGATGGATTGACAGATGTAAGAGCTACTTCTTCCGTTATGCCTGGTTTAGGTTCTAATCTATCCAGAGGTTTAGATAACCAAGCAGGGAATTTACTCTTTGGATATTTACTCGGAAGAGCCGGGATCCAAATGGACCTAGGCTGGAGAATGGCGGGAAATAACGTAGGTTTGGCGATCCCTGAGTCTGCAAAATCATCCATCGGGATCAGTTACTCTTTGATCTCTAATTCTAGTAACTTGAATAAGATGGATTTTTTCCTGCAAGTATCCGGGATTAAAAGATTTAATGATAAAAGTCTTTTACAGATCGATACCCCGCAGGCTTTCAGAGGGTGGCAGCAAGGTTACGAATATTACGTAAACCCCGGGTTTTCCATCTCTACAAAGAACTTAAGCTTCGAAGGTCTGGTACGTTTACCTCTCCATCAACCATTCCCAAATACGGACGGATTACTCACTCCGGAAATCCAAGGTATGCTCGGGGTAAAATACAAATTTTCGGATAGTTCCCCTAGTTTACAAAAATAA